The window GGGCACGGCAGCGACGACGGCGAGCACACCCTCGGCGCGCCGGAGCGAAGCCCCTACGCGCCGCCGATGGGCGCGAGCTTCTACAAGCCCGCGAACGGCCGGCGGCTGCAACGGTGCTTCGTCGGCCGCGTGTGGAATCAGACGGCGTGGGCGGCCGGCGCCAACCTCGACGGCGAGGGCGAGCCGGAACCGGGATACGACCTCCCCGAGGGCGACGACGAGAAGTGCGGCTCCGAGCACGACGGGTGCGAGCCGGAAGAGCAGGAACACTCCCTCGGCGCGCCGGCCGGAGACGGCGATCAGCGGCATTGGGCGCAGGGCCACGAGAACGACCGGGAGGCCGATCCGTGCGACGGGTCCGGCCTGTACCTGACGGCGGAGCAGTACCGAGCCGCCCGCGACCGCCGGCCGGAGATGAGGGCACTGGCGAGCCGAGCGCGGGCGATGCGCGGCGAACAGGGTATGCGGCGCGACCCCGACGCCGTCACGCCGATCGGACCCGGCATGGTGGCGTGGCGCGGGCCGATGCCGCGAGGCATCTGCAACGTCGTGCCGGTCGAGATGCCCGTGAGGTGCGCGACGTGACAGCGCCCGACTTCACGGACGCTGGCGCCGCGGCAGATCGTGCGCTCGAGGCCGCTACGGTCGCGCACGACGTCGCGCTCGTGGTGGCCTTGGCCCTGTCCACCGAGGCTGGCGCCTTGACCATCAACGGCCAGGAAGCCGTGCGGACGGTGGCCGGCATGATGGTGGACGCGGCTAGAGAGGCGCGCAACGCGATCGACCGCGCAGGCGGCATGTTCCGCGCAGCGAGGGCGTCCCGATGACCCGCGCCCTCGTCCTCCTGGCCTACGCCTACCGCCTCCGGCGCGCCCGGCGGCTACTGGCGCGCGGCCGACACGCCGAGGCCCGGCGCGTGCTCCACGCGCTCGACCGAGAGCACCGCATCCCGTGACGCCACGGCCCGTCCGCGATCGTGCGGGCGGGCTGTCAGGCAGCCTTGGCGTCGAACTGCAGGGCGGCTGGGAGTTCTGACAGGAACTCACGATAGCCCAGGCGAGCGAGCTGCTGGTCGGCCATTCGGAGGATCAACCTCGCCTTGCCCTCCTTGATGGTGGCGATGGATGTTTCAGAGGCGAGCCGGCCGTCGCGGTAGAGGCGAAGCAGAACCTCGTACCTGCCATCCACAGCCGGTCGCATTCTGAGATCAAAGCGGATCTCATCAGTCTGCCAAGACATGGGGGCGTCATCCCTTCGATGTCGCGAACTGCACGACGAAGGGTAGAGACGACATGGTTAACGCGTCGTTAAACCATGCGCGAAGCTTGCGCTCCATGAAAGCAGCGGCCGCGGCGAATCGCGTGTTCCACCGTGACGCGCCGCGGCCACCCCGAGCCATAGCGTTTGCACGCACGACTCGGGAGAAAAGTAGCCGCCCGAGGTCATGGGACAACAGAGGTTTGTTCGCCCTCGTTCGCCGCAGAAACTAGGGATCAGACTAGGAATTCAATTTTGCAGGACGCTGAAACGCGAGCAAACACAATGATTTATCAGAGTGAGGTGGCGCGCCCCGCAGGATTCGAACCTGCGACCCTCGGGTTCGAAGCCCGATACTCTATCCAGCTGAGCTAGGGACGCCCACGGGCCCAGGATGGCACGGATCGCGGCGCGGCGCTCGCCTTTTTTGTGGGGACGTTCGCCGCGGTCAGTCCGAGGTCGCCGAGGTCCAGGAGGCCTGGCTGATGAGCGCGGAGGCTTCGAGGGTGCGGATCGCCGCCTCGATCTCCTTCGCGTCGATCGTGTTGGGCACGAGCTCGGCGACGAGCTCGGACTCGTCGGGGCCGCGCTCCTCCACGGACACGTCGCGGACGGGGTAGTGGGCGGCTTCCAGCGTCTCGACGAGGAGGTCGCGCGCCTCCATCACGTCGCCGTTGTCCACCACGGCCCGCACCTCGTAGCTGGCTTCCGTGGTGCTCTCGTCGAGGGGCGCGCGGTTGATGGCGTTGACGAGGGGGCGGAGCAGGGTGTTGCCGGCCAGCACCAGCAGCGTCACCACAAGGGCCTGGCCGATGTAATGCGCGCCGCAGGCCGCCCCCACGGCGGCCGAGCCCCACAGCGTCGCCGCCGTGTTGAGCCCGCGCACCTCGCCGCCCTCGCGCATGATCACGCCCGCGCCGAGGAAGCCCACGCCCGACACCACGTAGGCCACCACCGTGGTGGCGCCCGCATGGCCGTTGAGCTCCACGCCGAGGTGGACGAAGGAGGCCGCGCCGAGCGCCACCAGCACGTTGGTGCGGAGCCCCGCGTTGCGCTGGCGGTACTGCCGCTCGGCGCCGATCAGCGTGCCGAGCGCGAAGGCGACGATCAGCACGAAGGCGGTCTGCAGCGTGTCGGCGAGGTCCAGGCCGTCCGTCATCCGCGTGTCATCCCCGAGCCGCGCCTGAGGACGTCCTTAGCCGAAGGCGTGTTGCAGAACCGTGACGGCGCTACACCGTGCCGATCGGCCGCCAGGACAGCAGGTCTTTCAGGCGCCGCTGCAGGCCGTCGCGCGTCGCCCGGTAGGCGTCGAGGCGCTGGTCGCGCGAGCCGTCGACGCCGGTGGGGTCGATCGTCGGCCAGTAGGCCACGTCCACCGCCATGGTCCGGGTGAGGTCGAGCGCGCGGTGGTGGGCCTCGGGCGACAGCGTCACGATCAGGTCGAAGCTGTCGTCCTCCAGGTCCTCGAAGCGGCGGGGCCGGTGGCGGGTCGTGTCGAGGCCGAGCTCGTCCATGATGGCGTCGACGAAGGGGTCGTGCTCGCCCGGCCGCACGCCGGCGGACTGGATGTAGACGGAGCGGCCGACGAGGCGCTTGGCCATGTTCTCCGCCATCACGGAGCGCACGGCGTTCTCCGAACAGGCGAACAGGATCGATTGCGG is drawn from Lichenibacterium dinghuense and contains these coding sequences:
- a CDS encoding MgtC/SapB family protein, with the protein product MTDGLDLADTLQTAFVLIVAFALGTLIGAERQYRQRNAGLRTNVLVALGAASFVHLGVELNGHAGATTVVAYVVSGVGFLGAGVIMREGGEVRGLNTAATLWGSAAVGAACGAHYIGQALVVTLLVLAGNTLLRPLVNAINRAPLDESTTEASYEVRAVVDNGDVMEARDLLVETLEAAHYPVRDVSVEERGPDESELVAELVPNTIDAKEIEAAIRTLEASALISQASWTSATSD
- a CDS encoding low molecular weight phosphatase family protein; the encoded protein is MTLPPAPDKPPGSSRAKPQSILFACSENAVRSVMAENMAKRLVGRSVYIQSAGVRPGEHDPFVDAIMDELGLDTTRHRPRRFEDLEDDSFDLIVTLSPEAHHRALDLTRTMAVDVAYWPTIDPTGVDGSRDQRLDAYRATRDGLQRRLKDLLSWRPIGTV